From the genome of Papaver somniferum cultivar HN1 chromosome 2, ASM357369v1, whole genome shotgun sequence, one region includes:
- the LOC113348683 gene encoding uncharacterized protein LOC113348683: MAARLVARQAASLCRVSTPKSAADATQLIQRRGLAGGGDHHGPAKVNCWSDPMSPSRWKEEHFVIVSLAGWGSAIYGGYKFFTGGKKGTEEKVAEATLQKVVEASH, translated from the exons aTGGCTGCAAGGTTGGTGGCTAGACAAGCCGCTTCTCTATGTAGGGTTTCCACTCCAAAGTCTGCAGCTGATGCCACTCAGCTTATCCAACGACGTGGTCTTGCAGGAGGTGGAG ATCATCATGGACCCGCAAAGGTGAACTGTTGGTCAGACCCAATGAGCCCATCTAGATGGAAGGAAGAGCAT TTTGTGATTGTCTCTTTAGCTGGATGGGGTTCAGCTATTTACGGTGGTTACAAATTCTTCACTGGAGGCAAGAAAGGAACTGAAGAG AAAGTGGCTGAAGCAACTCTGCAGAAAGTGGTTGAAGCATCTCACTAG